Proteins encoded together in one Terriglobus saanensis SP1PR4 window:
- a CDS encoding DUF4760 domain-containing protein — translation MTPLPNWIPVVVSAAGVVIALCGFIYQIRRARFNQSIDLLFRLENDFFGPAKQIQRSKAATALASGDMFEAEPILDFFETMALLLRRGALDEEMVWHTFFYWVNGYYEACKSDIQLRQQTDPLLWKDLLPMVERLRIRQKNATSSPRIVLDSTQIQEFLREEAAEATR, via the coding sequence ATGACGCCTCTTCCCAATTGGATTCCGGTCGTGGTCTCTGCCGCTGGTGTCGTCATCGCTCTCTGCGGTTTCATCTATCAAATAAGAAGAGCGCGATTCAACCAATCGATCGACCTTCTTTTCCGCCTGGAGAATGACTTCTTTGGCCCCGCCAAGCAGATACAGCGTTCCAAAGCAGCGACAGCTCTGGCTAGTGGCGATATGTTCGAGGCAGAACCGATCCTGGACTTCTTCGAAACGATGGCACTCCTTCTGCGCCGCGGCGCTTTGGACGAAGAAATGGTTTGGCACACCTTTTTCTACTGGGTGAATGGGTATTACGAAGCCTGCAAAAGCGACATTCAACTCCGGCAACAGACAGATCCTCTCCTTTGGAAGGACTTACTTCCTATGGTCGAACGCCTGCGCATTCGGCAAAAAAATGCGACTTCCTCTCCAAGAATCGTCCTCGACTCTACGCAGATTCAAGAATTTCTTAGAGAAGAAGCGGCTGAAGCAACTCGTTGA
- a CDS encoding 4Fe-4S dicluster domain-containing protein, translated as MAYVIAEPCIGTKDTACADACPVDCIHPKKGEDGNEEAVQLFIDPVECIDCGACVPVCPVSAIYAADDLPDKWAEFQEKNAAHFGR; from the coding sequence ATGGCTTACGTAATCGCAGAACCCTGCATTGGCACCAAGGACACGGCTTGCGCGGACGCTTGCCCTGTGGACTGCATCCACCCCAAGAAGGGTGAGGATGGTAACGAGGAAGCAGTACAGCTCTTTATCGATCCCGTGGAGTGCATCGATTGCGGTGCCTGCGTTCCGGTTTGCCCGGTTTCGGCGATTTATGCTGCGGACGATCTGCCCGACAAATGGGCCGAGTTCCAGGAGAAGAACGCAGCCCACTTCGGTCGCTAA
- the recO gene encoding DNA repair protein RecO → MSERQDEAIVLRTWPFQEADLLVSLFTRHQGRVKGVARHAMRSRRRFGGALEPMTYVRANWAEKPRQELVRLNSFEILWSPLREPVDYARSAALSVVAEVLESALPEQAPEDDVFRLALTTIERMQVGEVWLPVTYFLLWVTRLLGWMPDLSSCAVCGESLRGKGFFYSPARDGATCVVHRGSGSVEVGAESSALAVRIFQQPIAVLAQEAFPKARAVDLRRFAVTALERHLEDRLLSARVLARL, encoded by the coding sequence ATGAGCGAGCGTCAGGATGAAGCCATTGTGCTGCGGACATGGCCCTTCCAGGAGGCGGACTTGCTGGTGTCGCTCTTCACGCGGCATCAGGGGCGTGTGAAGGGTGTGGCGCGGCATGCCATGCGGTCGCGGCGGCGCTTCGGCGGGGCTCTGGAGCCGATGACGTACGTGCGTGCGAACTGGGCGGAGAAGCCTCGGCAGGAGCTCGTGCGGCTGAACAGCTTTGAGATTTTGTGGTCGCCGCTTCGGGAGCCGGTAGACTATGCACGCTCTGCGGCGCTTTCAGTGGTGGCGGAAGTGTTGGAAAGTGCGTTGCCGGAGCAGGCACCGGAGGACGATGTCTTTCGGCTGGCCCTGACGACGATCGAGCGGATGCAGGTCGGTGAGGTGTGGCTTCCGGTGACGTATTTTCTGCTTTGGGTGACACGGCTTCTGGGATGGATGCCCGATCTTTCCTCATGCGCCGTGTGTGGAGAAAGTCTTCGTGGAAAAGGTTTCTTTTATTCGCCTGCAAGGGACGGAGCGACGTGTGTGGTCCATCGCGGAAGCGGGAGTGTTGAAGTCGGTGCGGAGAGTTCCGCGCTGGCTGTGCGAATTTTTCAGCAGCCGATTGCTGTGCTGGCTCAGGAGGCTTTTCCGAAAGCACGGGCGGTGGATCTGCGGAGGTTTGCGGTGACGGCGCTGGAGCGGCATCTCGAGGACCGATTGCTGTCGGCCAGGGTGCTGGCTCGGTTGTAG
- a CDS encoding diacylglycerol/lipid kinase family protein, with amino-acid sequence MSATLLLYNPKAGGGAVLRQLPTMLAALRLHFPDVESIATTGPASAGPQVATAAQAGTQLVIVCGGDGTLFEAMQGAVHQKIALAIIPFGTGNVIARDLGLSMKPLQAIQQLAQFEKRRVPVGTLARPGDAAPTYFLTATGAGFHAELMSLPKPTASASRMHYFFQGLNLIRRNRVEDFDVRIGLLDGTEIALIASELLILRARSFGGILNRWRPGNALTRNDLLAILTRKHNRLALFLFILRCLLGQAPLAGVESADNLIAVRATEILCTPRDYEIEAEADGEPFGILPLHISTIPDALTLLLPKNYPNN; translated from the coding sequence ATGTCTGCAACCTTGCTTCTCTACAACCCGAAGGCCGGCGGCGGCGCCGTCCTTCGGCAGCTCCCCACCATGCTGGCGGCGTTGCGACTCCACTTCCCGGACGTCGAATCGATCGCCACGACTGGCCCCGCAAGCGCGGGGCCTCAGGTAGCCACCGCCGCCCAGGCAGGCACACAACTCGTCATCGTCTGCGGAGGCGACGGCACCCTCTTCGAAGCCATGCAGGGAGCCGTCCACCAAAAGATCGCCCTGGCCATTATTCCCTTCGGAACAGGAAACGTCATCGCACGCGATCTCGGCCTGAGCATGAAGCCCCTGCAAGCGATCCAACAGCTGGCTCAGTTTGAGAAGAGACGCGTTCCTGTCGGCACACTGGCCCGCCCCGGGGACGCTGCTCCCACCTACTTCCTTACCGCCACCGGCGCGGGCTTTCACGCAGAACTGATGTCTCTCCCCAAGCCCACGGCCAGCGCTTCGCGGATGCACTATTTCTTCCAGGGTCTCAACCTGATCCGCAGAAATCGTGTCGAAGACTTCGACGTGCGCATCGGTCTGTTGGACGGAACCGAGATCGCACTCATTGCTTCGGAGTTGCTCATCCTCCGCGCACGTTCCTTTGGAGGAATACTCAACCGCTGGCGTCCCGGCAACGCGCTCACACGCAATGATCTGCTCGCCATCCTCACCAGAAAGCACAATCGTCTGGCACTCTTTCTCTTTATCCTGCGCTGCCTTCTTGGACAGGCACCCCTCGCGGGCGTCGAGAGCGCTGACAACCTGATCGCCGTCCGTGCGACGGAAATTCTCTGCACACCGCGAGATTATGAGATCGAAGCGGAGGCCGACGGCGAGCCCTTCGGCATCCTTCCGCTCCACATCTCCACCATTCCGGACGCCCTCACCCTTCTTCTCCCGAAAAACTATCCCAACAACTAA
- a CDS encoding DUF885 domain-containing protein has product MANSVLSSMRSCAVATALFAGLIASPLLRSQISPADRSKALNTLFVEYWEDVLLHSPETATYLGDKRYNDRWSDMSAAGFSNQLQRERVFIERLGAIDTTGLSDQDKLSSELLLRTLIDDQESARFKEWEMPVNQFNGFHTQVPQLAAATAFDTVKDYDDYIKRLSTVDKPFSQIMVAMEAGINDGRMPPKFLLEKVLVQTNALIAIKPEDSPFSAPLKQFPKTISAADQKRIHDEVMHAIATVVLPSYQRFAKFLSAEYIPKGRTEPGISSIPDGEAYYAFRIRQSTTTNKTADEIHKIGLEEVKRDEAAMLVIAKKMGFSDLKTFNAAVKTNPKLHATSKQQLIDAYSSHINDMKAKLPQLFGTLPKAPLEVLPVPEYMEKEQAAAYYQPGTPDGKRPGRVYVNTYNFASRGLEDAEVVSYHEGLPGHHLQISIAQELTGIPEFRKQSYYTAYTEGWGLYSERLGKEVGFYQDPYNDYGRLKADVWRAIRLVVDTGVHSKHWTRQQMVDFFHDHSSIDETNVQAETDRYIAWPAQALGYKIGQLKLIELRERAQTALGTKFDLRKFHDLVIDSGALPLDVLDKRVNEWIATQK; this is encoded by the coding sequence TTGGCAAACTCCGTGCTGTCTTCCATGCGCTCCTGCGCCGTTGCAACCGCTCTCTTCGCAGGCCTCATCGCGAGCCCGCTTCTGCGGAGTCAAATCTCCCCAGCGGATCGCTCCAAAGCGCTTAACACGCTCTTCGTCGAGTACTGGGAAGACGTCCTGCTCCACTCGCCCGAAACCGCGACCTACCTTGGCGATAAGCGTTACAACGATCGCTGGAGCGACATGTCCGCCGCCGGGTTCTCCAATCAGCTCCAGCGCGAGCGTGTCTTTATCGAGCGCCTTGGCGCAATCGACACCACCGGTCTCAGCGACCAGGATAAGCTCTCCTCCGAACTCCTCCTCCGAACGCTCATCGACGATCAGGAATCCGCCCGCTTCAAAGAATGGGAGATGCCGGTCAACCAGTTCAACGGCTTCCATACACAGGTGCCGCAGCTCGCCGCCGCCACGGCCTTCGACACGGTTAAGGACTACGACGACTACATCAAGCGCCTCTCCACCGTGGACAAACCCTTCTCGCAGATCATGGTCGCCATGGAAGCCGGCATCAACGACGGACGTATGCCTCCCAAATTCCTTCTCGAAAAAGTGCTCGTTCAAACGAATGCGCTGATCGCCATCAAGCCGGAAGACTCGCCCTTTTCCGCACCGCTGAAGCAGTTCCCCAAGACCATCAGCGCCGCAGATCAAAAACGCATTCACGACGAGGTGATGCATGCCATCGCCACGGTCGTCCTTCCCAGCTACCAGCGCTTCGCGAAGTTCCTTTCGGCGGAATACATTCCCAAGGGCCGCACCGAACCCGGCATCTCGTCGATTCCTGACGGAGAGGCATATTACGCCTTCCGCATCCGCCAGAGCACAACGACCAATAAGACCGCTGACGAAATTCACAAGATTGGCCTGGAAGAAGTAAAGCGCGACGAAGCCGCCATGCTGGTCATCGCGAAGAAGATGGGCTTCAGCGATCTCAAGACCTTCAATGCCGCCGTCAAAACCAACCCGAAACTGCACGCCACCTCCAAGCAGCAACTCATCGACGCCTACTCCAGCCACATCAACGACATGAAGGCCAAGCTGCCGCAACTCTTTGGCACACTGCCCAAGGCGCCGCTCGAAGTCCTCCCCGTCCCCGAGTACATGGAGAAGGAGCAGGCTGCCGCGTACTACCAGCCCGGAACACCTGATGGAAAGCGCCCCGGCCGCGTCTATGTCAACACCTATAACTTCGCCAGCCGCGGCCTTGAGGACGCGGAAGTCGTCTCCTACCATGAGGGTCTGCCCGGACATCATCTGCAAATCTCCATCGCGCAGGAGCTTACAGGCATCCCTGAGTTCCGTAAGCAGAGCTACTACACTGCCTACACCGAGGGCTGGGGTCTCTACAGCGAACGCCTGGGTAAAGAAGTCGGCTTTTATCAGGATCCCTACAACGACTACGGCCGTCTCAAAGCCGATGTCTGGCGCGCCATCCGTCTCGTCGTAGATACCGGCGTTCACTCCAAACACTGGACGCGCCAGCAGATGGTCGACTTCTTCCACGACCACTCCTCCATCGACGAGACAAACGTCCAGGCCGAAACCGATCGCTACATCGCCTGGCCCGCACAGGCCCTCGGCTACAAGATCGGCCAGCTCAAACTCATCGAACTCCGCGAACGCGCTCAGACCGCGCTTGGCACGAAGTTCGACCTTCGCAAGTTCCACGATCTCGTCATCGACTCCGGCGCACTTCCGCTCGACGTCCTCGACAAGCGCGTGAACGAGTGGATTGCAACGCAGAAATAA
- a CDS encoding sigma 54-interacting transcriptional regulator has product MPAPVPHFTTNPPTAHSGDFGLIGSSAVMERLKLQIHRIGPHFRSVLLTGEPGTGKNLIAHALHTLGMGTDTPLVVCNASTAAEQIAKAGFSNYRGTLFLDDVGEMPFSTQVALLRVLRQQELRNASASHVRIRVVAATRHDLRPQVQLGTFRKDLYERLSMIEIPLPPLRAHLEDLEELVTHFVSLSARQQGKLPPALSANLLERLLSHSWPGNVRELEEVVGYAVTQTDAGVLEIPHLPACLLAEENSAQPSLSPLPLGKTQRLEDIVLHHVNYVLGYCGGNKLRAAECLGISRSTLYRLLEKKTSSDAAQGNLLHSIPIKNISALRDNLSTPD; this is encoded by the coding sequence ATGCCGGCCCCCGTCCCCCATTTCACGACAAACCCTCCCACCGCCCATTCCGGAGACTTCGGCCTGATCGGAAGCAGCGCCGTGATGGAGCGCCTCAAACTTCAGATCCATCGCATCGGTCCGCACTTTCGCAGCGTGCTCCTCACCGGGGAGCCAGGCACAGGGAAAAACCTCATCGCGCACGCGCTCCATACTCTGGGAATGGGGACGGACACTCCCCTGGTCGTCTGCAATGCCTCCACCGCCGCCGAACAGATCGCGAAAGCCGGATTTTCCAACTACAGAGGCACCTTGTTTCTGGATGACGTCGGCGAAATGCCATTCAGTACGCAGGTAGCTCTGCTGCGCGTTCTCCGACAGCAGGAACTCCGGAACGCCAGCGCCAGTCATGTGCGCATCCGCGTAGTTGCCGCAACCCGACACGATCTCCGGCCCCAGGTTCAATTAGGAACCTTCCGCAAGGATCTCTACGAACGCCTTTCGATGATCGAGATTCCGCTGCCGCCCTTACGCGCGCACCTCGAAGACCTGGAAGAACTCGTCACCCACTTCGTGAGCCTCTCTGCTCGCCAACAGGGCAAACTTCCTCCTGCGCTTTCGGCAAACCTGCTGGAGCGTCTTCTCTCCCACTCCTGGCCCGGCAATGTCCGCGAGCTTGAAGAGGTTGTAGGGTACGCCGTCACCCAGACGGACGCGGGCGTTCTGGAGATCCCACACCTTCCGGCCTGCCTTCTCGCTGAAGAAAATTCCGCTCAACCATCCCTGTCACCTCTACCCTTGGGAAAAACGCAGCGACTTGAAGACATCGTGCTCCACCACGTGAACTACGTGCTCGGCTACTGCGGCGGCAACAAGCTCCGCGCCGCCGAATGTCTCGGCATCAGTCGTTCGACCCTCTACCGCTTGCTGGAAAAGAAGACCTCTTCTGACGCCGCGCAAGGCAACCTGCTGCACTCTATCCCAATTAAGAACATCTCCGCATTAAGGGACAACTTATCTACACCGGATTGA
- a CDS encoding BrxA/BrxB family bacilliredoxin: MYPELMVIPMREELTRAGLNEARTAAEVDAALAQPGTTLLVVNSICGCAAGKMRPGVRLAMQNGVKPDQAVTVFAGQDREATEKARTYFQGHPPTSPAIAILRDGQLVYLMQRSAIETSNAPAIAQELTRAFDTYCAKTNA, from the coding sequence ATGTATCCAGAACTTATGGTGATCCCGATGCGCGAGGAACTCACACGCGCCGGTTTGAATGAGGCACGCACGGCGGCTGAGGTTGACGCTGCTCTTGCGCAGCCCGGAACCACCCTGCTCGTCGTCAACTCGATCTGTGGTTGCGCGGCAGGCAAAATGCGTCCTGGCGTTCGTCTGGCTATGCAGAACGGCGTCAAGCCCGACCAGGCAGTCACCGTCTTTGCCGGCCAGGACCGCGAAGCCACCGAGAAAGCACGCACCTACTTCCAGGGTCATCCCCCCACCTCTCCCGCCATCGCCATCCTGCGCGACGGCCAGCTCGTCTACCTGATGCAGCGTTCGGCGATTGAAACTTCGAACGCCCCCGCCATCGCACAGGAACTCACACGGGCCTTCGACACCTACTGCGCCAAGACCAACGCATAA
- a CDS encoding UDP-N-acetylmuramate dehydrogenase — MTFLEQVALAPYTTLGIGGPARWMATVSTEGDLVWALKFAAEKDLRVFVLGGGSNLLVGDAGFDGLVVRIALPGIARDGDCLRVGAGESWDRFVQYAVENDLAGVECLAGIPGTVGGTPVQNVGAYGQEVAETIVRVRAFDLELKKFVELMKEECGFGYRTSLFNTDPAEGGAKGRYVVTRVDFCLHAGGAPQLKYADLAKRFAEGSSPSLVEVAEAVRAIRGLKGMVTAAPDISGEYPSERDADTCSAGSFFRNPVVPVEVLGGIASALEIAEDKVPHWAVGNDRVKLPAAWLIEQAGFPRGYVMGSVGISTRHTLALTNRGGATTAEMVALRDEIARVVCERFGVSLEQEPVLVS; from the coding sequence ATGACGTTTCTCGAACAGGTCGCGCTGGCGCCGTACACCACCCTTGGAATCGGCGGTCCCGCCCGCTGGATGGCGACGGTGTCGACCGAAGGCGATCTGGTATGGGCCCTGAAGTTTGCGGCAGAGAAAGACTTACGGGTCTTTGTGCTGGGAGGCGGAAGCAACCTGTTGGTGGGCGACGCGGGTTTCGATGGCCTGGTGGTGCGGATCGCACTTCCGGGAATTGCGCGCGACGGCGACTGCCTGCGTGTGGGAGCCGGAGAGAGCTGGGACAGGTTCGTGCAGTATGCCGTGGAAAACGATCTGGCTGGTGTGGAGTGCCTGGCCGGGATTCCTGGAACTGTAGGCGGAACGCCGGTGCAGAACGTCGGAGCGTATGGGCAGGAGGTGGCCGAGACGATTGTGCGGGTGCGGGCCTTCGATCTTGAGCTGAAAAAGTTTGTCGAACTGATGAAGGAAGAGTGCGGGTTTGGCTATCGCACCAGTCTCTTCAACACCGACCCAGCAGAGGGCGGTGCTAAGGGGCGTTACGTGGTGACGCGTGTGGATTTTTGTCTGCATGCCGGTGGTGCGCCGCAGTTGAAGTATGCAGACCTGGCAAAGCGGTTTGCGGAAGGCTCATCTCCGAGTCTGGTGGAAGTGGCCGAAGCCGTCCGTGCGATTCGAGGGTTGAAGGGTATGGTGACGGCTGCGCCGGATATCTCGGGGGAATATCCAAGCGAGCGTGATGCAGATACGTGCTCGGCGGGGTCGTTCTTTCGGAATCCCGTGGTGCCGGTGGAGGTGTTGGGTGGGATTGCAAGCGCTTTGGAAATAGCCGAGGACAAGGTTCCGCATTGGGCAGTCGGCAATGATCGCGTAAAGCTGCCTGCGGCGTGGCTGATTGAACAGGCTGGGTTTCCGCGAGGCTATGTGATGGGGTCGGTGGGGATCTCGACGCGGCATACACTCGCGCTCACGAACCGGGGCGGAGCGACGACGGCGGAGATGGTGGCGCTGCGCGATGAAATTGCGCGGGTGGTGTGTGAGCGCTTCGGAGTATCGCTGGAGCAGGAACCGGTTTTAGTTTCCTAA
- a CDS encoding ABC transporter ATP-binding protein, which yields MLELTLQGERGRQTLEVHLVIKQPWTVLFGASGAGKSSILRAIAGLWQPPATRVLLDEKDISHLSPDRRRIPLVTHHAALFPHMTARENLLFPLKGESTALADELLQRFQVEHVRDSKPATLSSGERQRVALARAIASRPRLLLLDEALSGLDILLRTQLIAELKNWQADSGALILSVTHNLSETLESADEVARLEDSRITQVGPAREVLSDRREHLLHLLGN from the coding sequence ATGCTTGAACTGACTCTCCAGGGCGAACGCGGAAGACAAACGCTTGAGGTCCATCTCGTCATCAAGCAGCCGTGGACCGTCCTCTTCGGCGCATCCGGTGCGGGAAAATCCAGCATCCTCCGCGCCATCGCCGGTCTATGGCAGCCGCCCGCCACGCGCGTTCTTCTCGACGAGAAAGACATCTCCCACCTGAGCCCGGATCGCCGCCGGATCCCGCTCGTCACGCATCACGCCGCGCTCTTCCCTCACATGACCGCGCGCGAAAATCTTCTCTTCCCGCTCAAAGGCGAGAGCACGGCCCTCGCAGACGAACTCCTTCAGCGCTTCCAAGTCGAACACGTCCGAGACAGCAAACCAGCCACCCTCTCCAGCGGAGAACGCCAGCGCGTGGCGCTCGCGCGGGCAATCGCCTCCCGCCCAAGACTTCTCTTGCTCGATGAAGCCCTCAGTGGCCTCGACATTCTTCTGCGCACGCAGCTCATCGCCGAGCTTAAAAACTGGCAGGCAGATTCCGGAGCCCTGATCCTCTCCGTCACTCACAATCTGTCGGAAACTCTCGAATCAGCCGACGAAGTCGCTCGCCTCGAAGACAGCCGCATCACCCAGGTCGGCCCAGCCCGCGAAGTCCTCAGCGACCGCCGCGAGCATCTCTTGCACCTCTTAGGAAACTAA
- the modB gene encoding molybdate ABC transporter permease subunit — protein sequence MDKEALLLTLRLATITTLVLMILALPLAGWLALGRSKLRYIVEALVALPIVLPPTVLGFYLLVGLGPLTALGRTIIRLLGHPLAFTFSGLVVGSVLYSLPFAVQPVVAGLRSIDPRYLEAAQTLGASPSRVFRAIALPLVKSSILAAAVLTFMHTVGEFGVVLMLGGGIPGRTQTLSISLFDQVQNFDYAAANHTALWLLLASTIALLFVYGRSLFRRNSDA from the coding sequence GTGGATAAGGAAGCTCTCCTCCTCACACTCCGCCTTGCCACCATCACCACGCTCGTGCTGATGATCCTCGCCCTGCCTCTCGCAGGTTGGCTCGCCCTCGGCCGCAGCAAACTGCGCTACATCGTCGAAGCCCTCGTTGCCCTCCCCATCGTCCTCCCCCCGACCGTGCTCGGCTTCTACCTCCTCGTCGGTCTAGGCCCGCTCACGGCACTGGGACGTACAATCATCCGCCTCCTCGGCCACCCTCTTGCGTTTACGTTCTCAGGCCTGGTCGTCGGCTCCGTGCTCTACAGCCTTCCCTTCGCCGTGCAGCCGGTGGTCGCTGGCCTGCGCAGCATCGACCCGCGCTATCTCGAAGCCGCGCAGACCCTCGGCGCATCCCCCAGCCGCGTCTTTCGCGCCATCGCTCTGCCTCTGGTGAAGAGTTCGATCCTCGCCGCAGCCGTCCTCACCTTCATGCACACCGTCGGAGAGTTCGGCGTCGTCCTTATGCTCGGTGGAGGCATTCCCGGTCGCACACAGACGCTCTCTATCTCCCTCTTCGATCAGGTACAGAACTTCGACTACGCCGCGGCAAATCACACTGCCCTCTGGCTTCTTCTCGCCTCCACCATCGCCCTGCTCTTCGTCTACGGCCGCAGCCTCTTCCGGAGAAACAGCGATGCTTGA
- the modA gene encoding molybdate ABC transporter substrate-binding protein translates to MKQLAFIAFVFAALCASSSTAKAQAKPAPKPKTELHVASAADMQPVFEVLAPYFERKTGIHLVINYGASSVLSEQMISGAPADIFFSADYVFAERVVSSGMADSTDAIPYAKGTLVLWTRKDSRFNPLHLEVLERKDLKSVSIANPDHAPYGRAAVSALQKMKFYENVAPHLVQGESVAQAAQFAQTGNAELALISETIATSPKFKNSGSFVLFPTYVYPEIRQCAVVLRSSPQRDNAHKLLDYILSDEIQAHLASLGLHPIK, encoded by the coding sequence ATGAAACAGCTCGCTTTCATCGCGTTCGTTTTCGCGGCACTCTGCGCGTCTTCCAGCACCGCCAAGGCCCAGGCAAAACCCGCGCCCAAACCGAAGACAGAGCTGCACGTAGCCTCCGCCGCCGACATGCAGCCGGTCTTTGAAGTGCTCGCACCCTACTTCGAACGTAAAACCGGGATTCATCTCGTCATCAACTACGGCGCGTCCTCCGTCCTCTCCGAGCAGATGATCTCAGGCGCTCCAGCGGACATCTTCTTCTCCGCTGACTATGTCTTCGCCGAACGCGTCGTCTCCAGTGGTATGGCCGATTCGACAGACGCGATCCCTTACGCCAAAGGCACCCTCGTACTCTGGACCCGCAAGGATTCGCGCTTCAATCCTCTCCATCTCGAAGTATTGGAGCGCAAAGATCTGAAGTCCGTCTCCATCGCCAATCCCGACCACGCTCCATACGGACGCGCTGCTGTGTCCGCACTGCAGAAGATGAAGTTTTACGAAAACGTCGCACCGCATCTTGTGCAGGGCGAATCCGTCGCTCAGGCAGCACAGTTCGCACAGACCGGCAACGCGGAACTCGCCCTCATCTCCGAGACCATCGCCACCTCGCCGAAGTTCAAGAACAGCGGCAGCTTCGTCCTCTTTCCCACCTACGTTTACCCGGAGATCCGCCAGTGCGCCGTCGTGCTGCGCAGTTCTCCCCAGCGCGACAATGCCCACAAGCTGCTCGACTACATCCTGAGCGACGAGATCCAGGCCCACCTCGCCAGCCTCGGCCTGCACCCCATCAAGTAA
- the thrC gene encoding threonine synthase translates to MNMRSHQLRCIGTGERIAPEDAPHDFRDPETRELYEIEYPWSESAETSGTPHRNLPNPSALRHLWAERRDSTLPIDQSGVWRYRELLPILKDDNTATTLREGNTPLYDLPRCAKSLGLDFLLAKHQGMNPTGSFKDTGMTAALSVAVERGYEWVACASTGNTSAAMAAYAARAGLRSIVFIPEGKIAWGKLSQSMDYGAMTVQLKTDFDGCVRILAELVKRHPIYLLNSVNPYRLEGQKTPAVEMVEQLDWQVPHHVIVPGGNLANGSALGKGFAEMKHLGLIDRVPKISVIQAMGANPLFQWFTNDHKEIDPVVADTRATAIRIGNPASWRKAARIIETTNGWCEQVSESEIAFAKAQIGAEGIGCEPASAVTLAGLKKLVAQGRVESGERTVLLLTGHTLKDPEYTIDFHRGTLAMDIEEAAPFRRPPLVLDADPETVLRALDAEMKNTPVPVR, encoded by the coding sequence ATGAATATGCGGTCACATCAGCTTCGATGCATCGGAACGGGCGAGCGTATAGCTCCGGAAGATGCTCCCCACGATTTTAGGGATCCTGAAACGCGCGAACTTTATGAAATTGAATACCCGTGGAGCGAAAGCGCCGAGACCTCCGGCACGCCCCATCGGAATCTGCCGAACCCGTCCGCGCTGCGGCACCTCTGGGCGGAACGGCGCGATTCCACCCTGCCGATTGACCAGTCGGGTGTCTGGCGGTATCGGGAGTTGCTGCCGATTCTGAAGGACGACAACACCGCAACGACGCTGCGCGAGGGCAATACACCGCTTTACGATCTGCCGCGCTGCGCTAAGTCGCTGGGGCTGGATTTCCTTCTGGCGAAGCACCAGGGCATGAATCCTACGGGTTCGTTCAAGGACACCGGCATGACGGCGGCGCTTTCGGTTGCCGTGGAACGTGGCTATGAGTGGGTAGCTTGTGCTTCCACTGGCAATACCTCGGCTGCCATGGCCGCCTATGCGGCGCGCGCCGGGCTGCGGAGCATTGTCTTCATTCCCGAGGGCAAGATTGCCTGGGGCAAGCTTTCGCAGTCGATGGACTACGGCGCGATGACGGTCCAGTTGAAGACGGATTTCGATGGTTGCGTGCGGATTCTGGCCGAGCTGGTGAAACGGCATCCGATTTATCTGTTGAATTCTGTGAATCCCTACCGTCTGGAAGGCCAGAAGACGCCGGCTGTCGAGATGGTGGAGCAGTTGGACTGGCAGGTTCCTCATCACGTGATCGTCCCGGGCGGCAATCTGGCCAATGGATCGGCTTTGGGCAAGGGTTTTGCCGAGATGAAGCACCTGGGACTGATCGATCGTGTTCCGAAGATCTCGGTGATTCAGGCGATGGGGGCGAACCCGCTCTTTCAATGGTTTACGAACGATCACAAGGAGATCGACCCGGTGGTTGCGGACACGCGCGCGACGGCGATCCGTATCGGGAATCCTGCTTCGTGGCGCAAGGCCGCTCGTATTATCGAGACGACCAATGGCTGGTGCGAGCAAGTGTCTGAGTCGGAGATTGCGTTTGCGAAGGCGCAGATCGGTGCCGAGGGCATTGGCTGCGAACCGGCGTCGGCTGTGACGCTTGCAGGCCTGAAGAAGCTTGTGGCGCAAGGCAGGGTGGAGAGCGGAGAGCGAACCGTCCTTCTTCTAACAGGCCACACCTTGAAGGATCCGGAGTACACCATCGATTTCCATCGCGGAACGCTGGCCATGGATATCGAAGAGGCAGCGCCTTTCCGCAGACCCCCTTTGGTTCTGGACGCCGATCCGGAGACGGTGTTGCGCGCCCTGGATGCCGAGATGAAGAACACGCCTGTGCCGGTACGCTGA